In one Bosea sp. RAC05 genomic region, the following are encoded:
- a CDS encoding amidohydrolase family protein — protein MTEATRTILGNATVIPLDGRRQILDPGHVVVEAGRIATVAAGAWPEGETPAARRIDLDGAALIPGLIDLHLHAGHGLTKNLGGDVDAWMETVGDVYARHADAEFWAADAALQALERTLGGTTLAVPFFGGGDNVMRTEDTACAEAHLREIEASGLREILVLGVDRPPFPKPRRAWADGRAVERSMSLSDQIAAIGTLAGRWRGAGQGLIDIAVSAPVIGEAEFAVADGPLQAALRETTAAAWALAQGSGSRFIQDGHRDGSVAFMAETFGLFDRRSVLAHCIDLTEADIATFVERGAGAAYTPSSLMAVFGYCPAPRLLAEGLRVGLGTDGPAPDRSLDMFRTMFMGHRHQAIRWKDPSAIDAWTILEMATLGGAKALGLDHELGSIEPGKLADLVAVSRRGAHLQPRDLPVHRLVFFANAADVSLVMVAGRVLAENGRPSALEAGAVLDRAERAYRLMKERAGL, from the coding sequence ATGACGGAGGCGACGCGGACGATCCTCGGCAATGCGACGGTGATCCCGCTCGATGGTCGGCGCCAGATCCTCGATCCGGGGCATGTCGTGGTCGAGGCGGGCCGGATCGCGACCGTCGCGGCCGGTGCCTGGCCCGAGGGCGAGACGCCGGCTGCGCGCCGGATCGATCTCGACGGCGCGGCCCTGATCCCCGGGCTGATCGACCTCCATCTCCATGCCGGCCACGGGCTGACCAAGAATCTGGGCGGCGACGTCGACGCCTGGATGGAAACGGTGGGCGATGTCTATGCCCGCCACGCCGATGCCGAGTTCTGGGCGGCGGATGCGGCGCTGCAAGCCCTGGAGCGGACACTCGGCGGCACGACGCTGGCCGTGCCGTTCTTCGGCGGCGGCGACAACGTGATGCGCACGGAGGACACCGCCTGCGCGGAGGCCCATCTGCGCGAGATCGAGGCAAGCGGCCTGCGCGAGATCCTCGTCCTCGGCGTCGACCGCCCGCCCTTTCCCAAGCCCCGGCGCGCCTGGGCCGATGGCCGGGCCGTCGAGCGCTCGATGTCCCTCTCCGACCAGATCGCGGCGATCGGGACGCTCGCCGGCCGCTGGCGCGGCGCCGGCCAGGGGCTGATCGACATCGCCGTGTCCGCCCCCGTGATCGGCGAAGCCGAGTTCGCGGTGGCCGATGGCCCGCTCCAGGCCGCCCTGCGCGAGACCACGGCCGCCGCCTGGGCCCTTGCGCAGGGCAGCGGCAGCCGCTTCATCCAGGACGGGCATCGCGACGGGTCGGTGGCCTTCATGGCCGAAACGTTCGGGCTGTTCGACCGGCGCTCGGTCCTGGCGCATTGCATCGACCTGACCGAGGCCGATATCGCCACCTTCGTCGAGCGCGGTGCGGGCGCGGCCTACACGCCGAGTTCGCTGATGGCGGTGTTCGGCTACTGCCCCGCCCCGCGCCTGCTGGCGGAGGGGTTGCGCGTCGGGCTGGGCACGGACGGGCCGGCGCCGGACCGTTCGCTCGACATGTTCCGGACGATGTTCATGGGCCATCGGCACCAGGCGATCCGCTGGAAGGACCCGTCCGCGATCGACGCCTGGACGATCCTCGAGATGGCGACCCTCGGCGGCGCGAAGGCGCTCGGCCTCGACCACGAACTGGGTTCGATCGAGCCTGGCAAGCTCGCCGATCTCGTGGCGGTCTCGCGCCGCGGCGCGCATCTGCAGCCGCGCGACCTGCCCGTGCACCGGCTCGTCTTCTTCGCCAACGCCGCGGACGTCTCGCTGGTCATGGTCGCAGGGCGCGTGCTGGCCGAGAACGGACGCCCGAGCGCCCTCGAGGCCGGCGCGGTTCTGGACCGGGCCGAGCGCGCCTACCGCCTGATGAAAGAACGGGCAGGGCTCTGA
- a CDS encoding amidohydrolase family protein: MATTASLLLRDVRPYAGAATDILIENGRIARIATGIEAPGVPVEEGRGEIVVPGLVEAHTHLDKNLLGLPWYVNQVGPNLLDKIDNERMNKKRLDIEPARQSARQAVRASVCGATQIRSHVDVDTEHGLWGIEGVMATRDAWRDIVDIELVAFPQSGLLRRPGTLEIMDAAMKAGCEVVGGLDPCGIDRDPKGHLDAIFGLCQRYGKPLDIHLHEPGEMGAFSLDLIIERTRVLGMQGKVAISHAFCLGTPDPALVDPLIEAIAELDIAIVTTAPASRPVPAVKRMLAAGIRIAAGSDGIRDTWNPYGNGDMLERAVLVGLRNNLRRDDEVRLALDTCTVEGAKLMEVADYGLAEGCAADLLILPGETLAEAVVNRSPNRRVLKRGRIVARDGVPLRPAP, encoded by the coding sequence ATGGCGACGACGGCTTCCCTGCTCCTGCGCGATGTCCGCCCCTATGCCGGGGCGGCGACCGACATCCTGATCGAGAACGGCCGCATCGCCCGGATCGCGACCGGGATCGAGGCGCCCGGCGTCCCGGTGGAGGAGGGACGCGGCGAGATCGTCGTGCCCGGCCTCGTCGAGGCGCACACCCATCTCGACAAGAACCTGCTCGGCCTGCCCTGGTATGTGAACCAGGTCGGCCCGAACCTGCTCGACAAGATCGACAACGAGCGGATGAACAAGAAGCGGCTCGACATCGAGCCCGCCCGGCAGTCGGCCCGACAGGCGGTGCGGGCCTCGGTCTGCGGCGCGACCCAGATCCGCAGCCATGTCGACGTCGATACCGAGCATGGGTTGTGGGGCATCGAGGGCGTGATGGCGACCCGCGATGCCTGGCGCGACATCGTCGACATCGAGCTGGTCGCCTTTCCGCAATCGGGCCTGCTGCGCCGCCCGGGCACGCTCGAGATCATGGACGCGGCCATGAAGGCCGGCTGCGAGGTCGTCGGCGGGCTCGATCCCTGCGGCATCGACCGCGACCCCAAGGGCCATCTCGACGCGATCTTCGGGCTCTGCCAGCGCTATGGGAAGCCGCTCGACATCCACCTGCACGAGCCCGGGGAAATGGGCGCGTTTTCGCTCGACCTGATCATCGAGCGGACGCGGGTGCTGGGCATGCAGGGCAAGGTCGCGATCAGCCACGCCTTCTGCCTGGGCACGCCGGATCCGGCGCTTGTGGATCCCCTCATCGAGGCGATCGCCGAACTCGATATCGCCATCGTCACCACGGCACCGGCGAGCCGCCCGGTTCCCGCCGTCAAGCGCATGCTCGCCGCCGGCATCCGCATCGCCGCCGGCTCGGACGGCATCCGCGACACCTGGAACCCCTACGGCAATGGCGACATGCTGGAGCGCGCCGTGCTCGTCGGCCTGCGCAACAATCTCCGCCGTGACGACGAGGTCCGGCTCGCGCTCGACACCTGCACCGTCGAGGGCGCGAAGCTGATGGAGGTCGCCGATTACGGGCTGGCCGAGGGCTGCGCCGCCGACCTGCTGATCCTGCCCGGCGAGACGCTGGCCGAGGCGGTCGTCAACCGCTCGCCGAACCGCCGCGTCCTGAAGCGCGGCCGCATCGTCGCCCGCGACGGGGTGCCGCTGCGCCCGGCGCCCTGA
- a CDS encoding chlorohydrolase family protein — MSLGRRDAGRTLVSGRWVVGHQDGRHLLIERGEVVFEDGAIVFVGHAFPGEVARRIDRPDALIAPGFVDLDAVSDLDTAVLSLDNTPSWRKGRVWPQSYVARGPYEMYSPDELAFQKRYAFAQLLRNGVTTALPIASLFYRQWGETYGEFAAAAQAAEELGLRVYLGPAYRSGHTIVDEAGTVSLLIDEARGLAGLDEAVRFCRDMEGRAGGLVRTMLAPDRIEGCTPELLRRTAEAARALDVPLRLHCHQSRFEVDEVAKRHGLSPTGWLASLGLLGPRVLLPHFTDFPAFDGVSTRERDLATLLEADATVVHCPVVMARNGAALDHLSDLRERGLRIGLGTDTWPPDMILNMQVGLMLGRVMARSVSRPSSAEMFDAATWIGADALGRPDLGRLMPGARADLIAIDFGHDGIGQVIDPIQTLMQSSCGRDVTDVIVDGRLVMEGRILPGFDAAAAHRQAQAQFDGLIARYPDRTFGHPPVSEIFTPTYPLRRAP, encoded by the coding sequence ATGAGCCTCGGGCGTCGGGACGCGGGACGGACACTGGTCAGCGGGCGCTGGGTCGTCGGCCACCAGGACGGGCGCCACCTTCTGATCGAGCGCGGCGAGGTGGTGTTCGAGGACGGCGCGATCGTCTTCGTCGGCCACGCCTTTCCCGGCGAGGTGGCGCGGCGGATCGATCGTCCCGACGCGCTGATCGCGCCGGGCTTCGTCGATCTCGATGCGGTCAGCGACCTCGACACCGCCGTCCTCAGCCTCGACAACACGCCGTCCTGGCGCAAGGGCCGCGTCTGGCCGCAGAGCTACGTCGCGCGCGGCCCCTACGAGATGTACTCGCCCGACGAACTGGCCTTCCAGAAGCGCTATGCCTTCGCGCAGCTGCTGCGCAACGGCGTCACCACGGCCCTGCCGATCGCCTCGCTGTTCTATCGGCAATGGGGCGAGACCTATGGCGAGTTCGCCGCCGCCGCACAGGCCGCCGAGGAGCTCGGCCTCCGCGTCTATCTCGGACCGGCCTATCGCAGCGGCCATACCATCGTCGACGAGGCCGGCACGGTCAGCCTGCTGATCGACGAGGCGCGCGGGCTGGCGGGGCTCGACGAGGCCGTCCGCTTCTGCCGCGACATGGAGGGCCGGGCCGGCGGGCTCGTGCGAACCATGCTGGCGCCGGACCGGATCGAGGGCTGCACGCCGGAGCTGCTGCGCCGCACCGCCGAGGCCGCCCGCGCGCTCGACGTGCCATTGCGCCTGCACTGCCATCAGTCGCGCTTCGAGGTCGACGAGGTGGCGAAACGCCATGGCCTCTCGCCAACCGGCTGGCTGGCTTCGCTCGGCCTGCTCGGCCCGCGGGTGCTGCTGCCGCATTTCACCGATTTCCCGGCCTTCGACGGCGTCTCGACGCGCGAGCGCGATCTGGCGACCCTGCTCGAGGCCGACGCCACGGTTGTCCACTGCCCGGTGGTGATGGCCCGCAATGGCGCGGCGCTCGACCATCTCTCCGATCTGCGCGAACGGGGGCTGCGGATCGGGCTGGGCACCGACACCTGGCCGCCGGACATGATCCTCAACATGCAGGTCGGCCTGATGCTCGGGCGGGTGATGGCGCGCTCGGTCTCGCGGCCGAGCAGCGCCGAGATGTTCGACGCCGCGACCTGGATCGGGGCCGATGCGCTCGGCCGGCCGGATCTCGGACGGTTGATGCCGGGCGCGCGGGCCGATCTCATCGCGATCGATTTCGGCCATGACGGCATCGGCCAGGTCATCGATCCGATCCAGACGCTGATGCAGTCCTCCTGCGGGCGGGACGTCACCGATGTCATCGTCGACGGGCGCCTCGTGATGGAGGGCCGAATCCTGCCCGGCTTCGATGCGGCTGCGGCCCACCGGCAGGCGCAGGCGCAGTTCGACGGGCTGATCGCCCGCTATCCCGACCGGACCTTCGGTCATCCGCCCGTCTCGGAGATCTTCACGCCGACCTATCCGCTGCGGCGCGCGCCATGA
- a CDS encoding dipeptide ABC transporter ATP-binding protein has translation MSAVAPILAIDRLRIEYPLADGGVLTAVEGATLSIAPGEVHALVGESGAGKTTIGNAVLGLLEKPGRIASGTIALDGQPFDPQKPGAVRLGRDIGAVFQDPMTSLNPLFTIESQIVETLRAHLPLDRAAARTRALELLKAVGIPEPERRLSAYPHQLSGGQRQRVVIACALACEPRLLVADEPTTALDVSIQAQILDLLRGLADQRGIGILLVTHNMGVVAQIADTVTIMHRGHIVESGPVAQVLRHPQADYAKALIGAVPRIDIRLDRFPMLDGANQTEAGAARDQLRAKALAVGDPSSGRDVPLLSVDNLSVDYGAGFLAGRGARAFRAVDGVSFEIRQGEVFGLVGESGCGKTTIANVVAGLRAPTGGTIRFDGQVIAGAEAAPRKGKARRAIQMIFQDPYSSLNARMRVGRILAEPILFYELARTRAEAEADVGLLIEAVGLPAEAAQRFPHAFSGGQRQRLSIARALGARPRLIVCDEPTSSLDVSVQAQILNLLKDLRDVTGLTLLLISHDLAVIRQMCDRVAVMRAGRIVEMAAAETLFTAPQADYTRQLLSLVPTLERIRGEA, from the coding sequence ATGAGCGCGGTAGCCCCCATCCTCGCCATCGACCGGCTGCGGATCGAATACCCGCTGGCCGATGGCGGCGTGCTGACGGCCGTCGAGGGCGCCACGCTCTCGATCGCGCCGGGCGAGGTCCATGCGCTGGTGGGTGAATCCGGCGCGGGCAAGACGACGATCGGCAATGCGGTGCTCGGCCTGCTCGAAAAGCCCGGCCGGATCGCCTCGGGCACGATCGCGCTCGACGGCCAACCCTTCGACCCGCAGAAGCCCGGCGCGGTACGGCTCGGGCGCGACATCGGCGCGGTGTTCCAGGACCCGATGACGAGCCTGAACCCGCTCTTCACGATCGAGAGCCAGATCGTCGAGACGCTGCGGGCGCATCTGCCGCTCGACCGGGCCGCGGCGCGGACGCGCGCGCTCGAGCTGCTCAAGGCGGTCGGCATTCCCGAGCCCGAGCGGCGGCTGTCGGCCTATCCGCACCAGCTCTCCGGCGGGCAGCGGCAGCGCGTCGTCATCGCCTGCGCGCTGGCCTGCGAGCCCCGGCTGCTTGTGGCCGACGAGCCGACGACCGCGCTCGACGTCTCGATCCAGGCGCAGATCCTCGACCTGCTGCGTGGCCTCGCAGATCAGCGCGGCATCGGCATCCTGCTCGTCACCCACAATATGGGCGTCGTCGCGCAGATCGCCGACACGGTGACGATCATGCATCGCGGCCACATCGTCGAGAGCGGGCCGGTGGCGCAGGTCCTGCGCCATCCCCAGGCGGACTATGCGAAGGCGCTGATCGGCGCCGTGCCGCGCATCGATATCCGGCTCGACCGCTTTCCGATGCTCGACGGGGCGAACCAGACCGAGGCCGGCGCCGCGCGAGACCAGCTGCGGGCGAAGGCCCTGGCCGTCGGGGACCCGTCGTCGGGTCGCGACGTGCCCCTGCTCAGCGTCGACAACCTGAGCGTCGATTACGGGGCGGGCTTCCTCGCCGGCCGTGGCGCCCGCGCCTTCCGGGCCGTCGACGGGGTGAGCTTCGAAATCCGTCAGGGCGAGGTCTTCGGCCTCGTCGGCGAATCCGGATGCGGCAAGACCACGATCGCCAATGTGGTGGCGGGCCTGCGGGCGCCGACCGGCGGCACCATCCGCTTCGACGGCCAGGTGATCGCCGGCGCGGAGGCGGCGCCGCGCAAGGGCAAGGCCCGGCGCGCGATCCAGATGATCTTCCAGGACCCCTATTCCTCGCTGAACGCGCGGATGCGGGTCGGCCGCATCCTGGCGGAGCCGATCCTGTTCTACGAGCTGGCGCGGACACGGGCCGAGGCCGAGGCCGATGTCGGCCTGCTGATCGAGGCCGTCGGCCTGCCAGCGGAAGCCGCGCAGCGCTTCCCGCATGCCTTCTCCGGCGGCCAGCGCCAGCGGCTCTCGATCGCGCGGGCGCTGGGGGCGAGGCCGCGACTGATCGTCTGCGACGAACCGACCTCCTCGCTCGACGTCTCCGTCCAGGCGCAGATCCTCAACCTGCTCAAGGATCTGCGCGACGTGACCGGTCTGACCCTGCTGCTGATCAGCCACGACCTCGCGGTGATCCGCCAGATGTGTGACCGGGTCGCGGTGATGCGCGCGGGCCGGATCGTCGAGATGGCGGCGGCCGAGACGCTCTTCACGGCGCCCCAGGCCGATTACACCCGGCAATTGCTCTCGCTCGTGCCGACACTCGAGCGCATTCGCGGTGAAGCCTGA
- a CDS encoding ABC transporter permease — MAVVIVAAAALAPVIAPFDPTDLTSFNLIDAELPPRFSPDGDPRFLLGTDNQGRDLLSAMLYGARVSILIGGGAVMVAAVVGVGLGLIAGYFGGWVDAAIMRFGDIILSFPTILLALLVAGVARMLFPAASSAEWAPFILIGAIAIHEWVQYARTVRAATMVESARDYVRAVKVIGLPSRQIMLRHILPNVMGPVLVIATINLAAAVLTEATLSFLGVGMPPTYPSLGTLIRIGNEFVFSGVWWIALFPALLLVLLVLGVNIVGDWLRDLFNPKLRGRG, encoded by the coding sequence ATGGCCGTCGTCATCGTGGCGGCGGCCGCCCTGGCACCGGTGATCGCGCCGTTCGATCCGACCGATCTGACCAGCTTCAACCTGATCGACGCGGAGCTGCCGCCGCGCTTCTCGCCCGATGGCGATCCGCGCTTCCTGCTCGGCACCGACAACCAGGGCCGCGACCTGCTTTCCGCCATGCTCTACGGCGCGCGGGTCTCGATCCTGATCGGCGGCGGCGCGGTGATGGTGGCGGCGGTGGTCGGCGTCGGGCTCGGCCTGATCGCGGGCTATTTCGGCGGCTGGGTCGATGCCGCGATCATGCGCTTCGGCGACATCATCCTGAGCTTCCCGACCATCCTCCTCGCCCTGCTCGTCGCCGGGGTGGCGCGGATGCTGTTTCCCGCGGCGAGTTCGGCCGAATGGGCGCCCTTCATCCTGATCGGGGCGATCGCGATCCATGAATGGGTGCAGTATGCGCGCACCGTGCGGGCTGCGACCATGGTCGAGAGCGCGCGCGACTATGTCCGCGCGGTCAAGGTGATCGGCCTGCCCTCCCGGCAGATCATGCTGCGGCACATCCTGCCCAATGTGATGGGGCCGGTGCTGGTGATCGCGACGATCAACCTCGCCGCCGCCGTGCTGACGGAAGCCACCCTCTCCTTCCTCGGCGTCGGCATGCCGCCGACCTATCCCTCGCTCGGCACGCTGATCCGCATCGGCAACGAGTTCGTCTTCTCCGGCGTCTGGTGGATCGCGCTGTTTCCGGCGCTGCTGCTGGTGCTGCTGGTGCTCGGCGTCAACATCGTCGGCGACTGGCTGCGCGACCTGTTCAACCCGAAGCTGCGGGGGCGCGGATGA
- a CDS encoding ABC transporter permease encodes MLRLLLARLGQAALVMLAVSAVSFGMFRFVGDPVAALSRENATIAEKAELREQLGLDRPVVVQFAGFLSRIVRGDFGISFRNQRPVATLIAERLPATLELVLVATLLSLALGIPLGVLCALKPDGVAARLVQAVSLIGISTPTFVTGIVLILTFAVTLGLLPSFGRGETVQIGPWSTGLLTLSGLKALTLPSITLALYQLTLIMRLVRSELIDVLSSDYIRFARARGLSARHIHFTLALRNALMPVITVTGLQIGSLIAFAIVTETVFQWPGMGLLFIQAVSFSDVPVMAAYLLFVGLLFVLINTAVDLLYALVDPRLRVRA; translated from the coding sequence ATGCTGCGCCTGCTTCTCGCCCGCCTCGGCCAGGCCGCGCTCGTCATGCTCGCGGTCTCGGCGGTGTCCTTCGGGATGTTCCGCTTCGTCGGGGACCCTGTCGCGGCCCTCTCGCGGGAGAATGCGACGATCGCCGAAAAGGCCGAGCTGCGCGAGCAGCTCGGGCTCGACCGGCCGGTCGTCGTGCAGTTCGCGGGCTTCCTGAGCCGGATCGTGCGCGGCGACTTCGGCATCAGTTTCCGCAACCAGCGCCCCGTGGCGACCCTGATCGCGGAGCGGCTGCCGGCGACGCTCGAACTGGTTCTCGTCGCGACGCTGCTGTCGCTGGCGCTCGGCATCCCGCTCGGCGTGCTCTGTGCGCTGAAGCCGGACGGGGTTGCGGCACGGCTGGTCCAGGCGGTGTCGCTGATCGGCATTTCGACGCCGACCTTCGTGACGGGAATCGTGCTGATCCTGACCTTCGCGGTGACGCTCGGCCTGTTGCCCTCCTTCGGCCGGGGCGAGACGGTGCAGATCGGCCCGTGGTCGACCGGCCTGCTGACGCTGAGCGGGCTCAAGGCGCTGACCCTGCCCTCGATCACGCTGGCGCTCTACCAGCTGACGCTGATCATGCGGCTCGTCCGCTCGGAGCTGATCGACGTGCTCTCCAGCGACTATATCCGCTTCGCCCGGGCGCGCGGCCTGTCGGCCCGGCACATCCATTTCACGCTGGCGCTGCGCAATGCGCTGATGCCGGTGATCACCGTGACCGGCCTGCAGATCGGCTCGCTGATCGCCTTCGCCATCGTCACCGAGACCGTCTTCCAGTGGCCGGGCATGGGGTTGCTCTTCATCCAGGCGGTCAGCTTCTCGGACGTGCCGGTGATGGCGGCCTATCTGCTCTTCGTCGGGCTGCTCTTCGTGTTGATCAACACCGCCGTCGACCTGCTCTATGCGCTGGTCGATCCGCGCCTACGCGTGAGGGCCTGA
- a CDS encoding ABC transporter substrate-binding protein — protein MNRIAMLLAAVSAAALISTAAEAKTVRWSAPTDIATLDPFAQTESFTTSMLHHVFDPLVRRGRTMQLEPALATSWKTVKPDTWRFELRKGVKFHNGNAFTADDVVASVTRLLDPGARARGNLSQVIRAEKVDDFTVDLVTKGPYPLLLNDLAGIYIMDKEWMEQTGSLKPGNIATGVSTAASTTAIGTGPFKLESFKPDAGTNMVVNPDWWDKPEHNITRIEFKPIKSDATRVAALLSGELDLIAPAPLQDLARIGANSAFKVIEEPSLRLIFLGLSQRDELKSMPGEKNPLKDLKVRQALWQGIDLDAIQKRVMRGKSQNTGTLVAPPVPGYDKANDTLPGYSADKAKALLAEAGYPNGFKLGLNCPNDRYINDEAICVAVAAMWSRIGVQTDVKTESRATYFPKQDRGEFDSFMLGWATLPPMDGFSVLSALLTAPKDGFGGSNPMGYTNPEIERLTREAAVELDEPKRRAMMVQALKVAKDTIAYIPLHLQPVAWASRQGLDVPQFPDEYVRLWFAQVK, from the coding sequence ATGAACCGCATCGCCATGCTTTTGGCCGCCGTCTCGGCCGCCGCCCTGATCTCGACGGCCGCGGAGGCAAAGACTGTGCGCTGGTCGGCACCGACCGACATCGCGACGCTCGATCCCTTCGCCCAGACCGAGAGCTTCACCACTTCGATGCTCCACCACGTCTTCGACCCGCTGGTGCGCCGCGGGCGGACGATGCAGCTCGAGCCGGCGCTGGCGACGAGCTGGAAGACGGTCAAGCCCGACACCTGGCGCTTCGAGCTGCGCAAGGGCGTGAAGTTCCACAATGGCAACGCCTTCACCGCCGACGACGTCGTCGCCTCCGTGACCCGCCTGCTCGACCCCGGCGCCCGCGCCCGCGGCAACCTCTCGCAGGTCATCCGGGCCGAGAAGGTCGACGACTTCACCGTCGATCTCGTCACCAAGGGCCCCTACCCGCTGCTGCTGAACGATCTCGCCGGCATCTACATCATGGACAAGGAGTGGATGGAGCAGACGGGCTCGCTCAAGCCCGGCAACATCGCCACCGGCGTCAGCACCGCCGCCTCCACTACCGCCATCGGCACGGGCCCGTTCAAGCTGGAGTCGTTCAAGCCGGACGCCGGCACGAACATGGTCGTGAACCCGGACTGGTGGGACAAGCCCGAGCACAACATCACGCGCATCGAATTCAAGCCGATCAAATCGGACGCCACCCGGGTGGCCGCGCTGCTGTCGGGTGAACTCGACCTGATCGCCCCGGCCCCGCTGCAGGATCTCGCCCGGATCGGCGCCAACAGCGCCTTCAAGGTGATCGAGGAGCCCTCGCTGCGGCTGATCTTCCTCGGCCTGAGCCAGCGCGACGAACTCAAGTCGATGCCGGGCGAGAAGAACCCGCTCAAGGACCTCAAGGTCAGGCAGGCGCTCTGGCAGGGCATCGACCTCGACGCGATCCAGAAGCGCGTCATGCGCGGCAAGTCCCAGAACACCGGCACGCTCGTGGCGCCGCCGGTGCCGGGCTACGACAAGGCTAACGACACGCTGCCCGGCTACAGCGCCGACAAGGCCAAGGCGCTGCTCGCTGAAGCCGGCTATCCCAACGGCTTCAAGCTCGGGCTGAACTGCCCCAACGACCGCTACATCAACGACGAGGCCATCTGCGTCGCGGTCGCCGCGATGTGGAGCCGCATCGGCGTGCAGACCGATGTGAAGACGGAATCGCGCGCCACCTATTTCCCGAAGCAGGACCGCGGCGAGTTCGACTCCTTCATGCTGGGCTGGGCGACCCTGCCGCCGATGGACGGGTTCAGCGTGCTCTCGGCCCTGCTGACCGCGCCGAAGGACGGTTTCGGCGGCTCGAACCCGATGGGCTACACCAACCCCGAGATCGAGCGGCTGACGCGGGAGGCGGCGGTCGAGCTCGACGAGCCCAAGCGGCGCGCGATGATGGTCCAGGCGCTCAAGGTCGCCAAGGACACCATCGCCTATATCCCCCTGCATCTGCAGCCGGTCGCCTGGGCCTCGCGCCAGGGCCTCGATGTACCGCAGTTCCCGGACGAGTATGTCCGCCTCTGGTTCGCTCAGGTGAAGTGA
- a CDS encoding amidohydrolase family protein: MTDILIQHGVVVTMDGTRRVIEDGAVAIKGDRIVAVGTSAELAISHGDAATVIDAAGKIVMPGLIDAHTHAGHGLIKTMGGGRSDEWYEVCHRVYTVASTPEWWRAEAQLAALERLRFGVTTAVALLGGGDTIMRCDEPVYGEAHLDGVAEVGTRSVLAVGATRPPFPRTYARFENGEAKEHATTFEDMFATCQSLVETQHGRLGKRLNIALITPTLRAEHEAGLSASDLADARAQGRRMSDFAREAGLVFTQDGHTRGSVAYARELGILGPHALLSHSTALTDEEIAIVADTGTHIVHNPSAVASILARCPVTELLEAGANVCLGSDATAPDRSGDMFRHMQQCMHYHRTFHHDPSWLPPGRVLEMCTVDAARALGMADEIGSLEVGKKADVVLLDWRRPHLYPANMPLFRLVYFANGNDVDTVIVDGRIALRGRKAMFVNEDAVLDTAQAQTEWMLDYCGYRPLLETPASFWGQVRAMDQVEARSLSGLKKN; encoded by the coding sequence ATGACCGACATCCTGATCCAGCACGGCGTCGTCGTGACGATGGACGGCACCCGCCGCGTCATCGAGGACGGCGCCGTCGCGATCAAAGGCGACCGCATCGTCGCCGTCGGCACCAGCGCCGAACTCGCGATCAGCCATGGCGATGCCGCCACCGTCATCGACGCCGCCGGCAAGATCGTGATGCCGGGTCTGATCGACGCGCACACCCATGCCGGCCACGGCCTGATCAAGACCATGGGCGGCGGGCGCAGCGACGAATGGTACGAGGTCTGCCACAGGGTCTACACCGTCGCCTCGACGCCGGAATGGTGGCGCGCGGAGGCGCAGCTCGCGGCGCTGGAGCGGCTGCGCTTCGGGGTGACGACCGCGGTCGCGCTGCTCGGCGGCGGCGACACGATCATGCGCTGCGACGAGCCTGTTTATGGCGAGGCGCATCTCGACGGCGTCGCCGAGGTCGGCACGCGCTCGGTGCTGGCGGTCGGCGCCACGCGCCCGCCCTTCCCGCGGACCTATGCGCGCTTCGAGAACGGCGAGGCCAAGGAGCATGCCACGACCTTCGAGGACATGTTCGCGACCTGCCAATCGCTGGTCGAGACGCAGCATGGCCGGCTCGGCAAGCGGCTCAACATCGCGCTGATCACGCCGACGCTGCGGGCCGAGCACGAGGCCGGGCTCAGCGCGTCGGATCTGGCGGATGCGCGTGCGCAGGGCCGCCGCATGTCCGATTTCGCCAGGGAGGCCGGGCTCGTCTTCACCCAGGACGGGCACACCAGGGGCAGCGTCGCCTATGCCAGGGAGCTCGGCATTCTCGGGCCCCATGCGCTGCTCTCGCACTCGACCGCGCTGACGGACGAGGAGATCGCGATCGTCGCCGATACCGGCACGCATATCGTCCATAATCCGTCCGCCGTCGCCTCGATCCTGGCGCGCTGCCCGGTCACCGAGCTGCTGGAGGCCGGCGCCAATGTCTGCCTTGGCTCGGATGCCACAGCGCCGGACCGCTCGGGCGACATGTTCCGGCACATGCAGCAATGCATGCATTACCACCGCACCTTCCACCACGATCCGAGCTGGCTGCCGCCGGGACGGGTGCTGGAGATGTGCACGGTGGATGCCGCGCGGGCGCTCGGCATGGCCGACGAGATCGGCTCGCTGGAGGTCGGCAAGAAGGCCGACGTCGTGCTGCTCGACTGGCGCCGGCCGCATCTCTACCCGGCCAACATGCCGCTGTTCCGGCTGGTCTACTTCGCCAATGGCAACGACGTCGACACCGTCATCGTCGATGGCCGGATCGCGCTGCGCGGCCGCAAGGCGATGTTCGTCAACGAGGATGCGGTGCTCGACACGGCGCAGGCCCAGACGGAATGGATGCTCGATTACTGCGGATACCGGCCTCTGCTGGAAACGCCGGCGAGCTTCTGGGGCCAGGTGCGCGCCATGGACCAGGTCGAGGCGCGCAGCCTGTCGGGGCTCAAGAAGAACTGA